Proteins encoded together in one Synergistaceae bacterium window:
- the mazG gene encoding nucleoside triphosphate pyrophosphohydrolase has translation MPDGESIDFSDSAHFSLSPRRTQPDIISISQKISGKKESIIESSHYFDEIVNIIERLRAPDGCPWDRKQTLETLRTPITEEAYELADAITKNDMAEIREEAGDLLLQVVFVASIAKDSGAFDMKDVVRGICDKLIRRHPHVFGNVKADDSDEVLRNWEKIKAEERREKHESTSILAGIPDGLPPLLKANRIQGKVKHVGFDWPAGETEPLFAKLDEEIHELKDAARENDPAHMAEELGDVLFMAVNIARRLNVDPDAALNMVCRKFTKRFMIMEELARNEGKSISDYSLEELDAFWDKAKERLRG, from the coding sequence ATGCCGGACGGCGAAAGCATTGACTTTTCTGACTCTGCACATTTCAGCCTCAGCCCGCGCAGAACTCAACCTGATATAATTTCAATATCACAAAAAATTTCAGGCAAGAAGGAATCAATCATAGAAAGCTCACATTACTTTGACGAAATCGTGAACATCATCGAGAGGCTCCGCGCCCCGGACGGCTGCCCGTGGGACAGAAAGCAGACCCTCGAAACTTTACGCACTCCCATAACAGAAGAAGCATACGAACTCGCCGATGCAATCACCAAAAACGACATGGCCGAAATCCGCGAGGAAGCCGGAGACTTGCTGCTTCAGGTTGTATTTGTCGCCTCAATCGCAAAAGATTCGGGAGCGTTCGACATGAAAGACGTTGTGCGGGGAATTTGCGACAAGCTCATACGCCGGCACCCTCATGTTTTCGGGAACGTTAAAGCCGACGACAGCGACGAGGTTTTACGCAACTGGGAGAAAATCAAAGCTGAGGAACGCAGAGAGAAGCACGAAAGCACATCCATACTTGCGGGAATCCCTGACGGACTTCCGCCCCTGCTTAAAGCCAACAGGATTCAAGGAAAGGTGAAACATGTCGGTTTTGACTGGCCTGCGGGAGAGACTGAGCCATTGTTCGCGAAACTTGACGAGGAAATTCACGAACTCAAAGACGCCGCAAGGGAAAATGACCCTGCCCACATGGCCGAGGAGCTTGGCGATGTCCTTTTCATGGCCGTGAATATCGCAAGAAGGCTCAATGTTGACCCGGACGCGGCTTTGAATATGGTGTGCAGGAAATTCACAAAACGCTTCATGATTATGGAGGAATTAGCCCGTAACGAGGGAAAATCAATCTCCGATTACAGTCTTGAGGAGCTTGACGCATTCTGGGACAAGGCAAAAGAAAGGCTCAGGGGCTAG
- a CDS encoding Hsp20/alpha crystallin family protein — MARYPMMRMMDPESMIDTFMRGFNEPFFTEAFTEAGAKTDLYRKDGKIYAEAELPGINPDDVELHVYGDRLTLSAEKKSESTEGGKDKSYFRSERRYGKIERVISFPVEADPETAKATFKNGVLTVEIAEKSQDKAHKKVAITSEA; from the coding sequence ATGGCAAGATACCCAATGATGAGAATGATGGATCCTGAAAGCATGATTGATACGTTCATGAGGGGATTTAATGAGCCGTTTTTCACGGAGGCATTCACGGAGGCCGGCGCAAAAACTGACCTTTACCGCAAGGACGGCAAAATCTACGCAGAGGCAGAGCTTCCCGGAATCAATCCCGATGATGTAGAGTTACATGTTTACGGCGACAGGCTCACGCTTTCGGCGGAGAAGAAATCTGAGTCAACAGAAGGCGGGAAAGACAAGAGCTATTTCCGCAGTGAGAGGCGTTACGGGAAAATAGAGCGTGTAATCTCGTTCCCCGTTGAGGCTGACCCGGAGACCGCAAAAGCAACCTTCAAGAACGGAGTCCTCACTGTCGAAATCGCAGAGAAATCCCAGGACAAAGCGCACAAGAAAGTCGCAATAACTTCCGAAGCATAA